A part of Gracilimonas sp. genomic DNA contains:
- the miaA gene encoding tRNA (adenosine(37)-N6)-dimethylallyltransferase MiaA: MRIILLGPTAAGKTELSLQLAEELGTSIISADSRQCYKHIDIGTAKPSSEELDRVQHYNISLLELDEDDSAMDFQKRAEQWEKEILESSEHVFFVGGSTLHLQSLIQPFNEMPESDEENIEKLESRIESEGLKSIFGMLKEVDPEYADKMDGMNRQRIIRALDVWMQTGKPFSSFHSNDKIQPDENTIVFGLRWPREKLYSRINRRVDNMMEQGLAEEVKSILEAGHSKELQSLNTVGYKEIIKYLDGDWSLEKAIEKIKTSTRRYAKRQITWFRRWEFIHWLEAEELSVKEMKERIVLKVAQG, from the coding sequence TTGCGAATTATACTTTTAGGTCCTACCGCAGCTGGCAAAACCGAGCTTTCCCTTCAGCTTGCAGAGGAACTAGGTACATCGATCATTTCAGCTGATTCCCGGCAATGCTATAAGCATATTGATATTGGAACTGCTAAACCTTCATCTGAAGAATTAGATCGGGTTCAACATTATAATATTTCCCTGCTCGAGCTGGATGAAGATGACTCAGCTATGGATTTTCAAAAGCGAGCTGAGCAATGGGAAAAAGAAATTCTAGAGAGCTCAGAGCATGTGTTTTTTGTAGGGGGAAGTACTCTTCATCTCCAAAGCCTGATTCAACCCTTTAACGAGATGCCGGAATCGGATGAGGAAAACATCGAAAAGCTGGAAAGTCGAATCGAAAGCGAAGGACTTAAATCAATTTTTGGCATGCTAAAAGAAGTGGATCCTGAATACGCAGACAAAATGGACGGAATGAATCGTCAGCGGATTATCCGGGCACTGGATGTGTGGATGCAAACCGGAAAGCCTTTCAGCAGTTTTCACAGTAATGATAAAATTCAGCCCGATGAAAATACCATCGTATTTGGGTTGAGGTGGCCACGGGAAAAGCTTTACAGCCGCATCAACCGACGGGTGGATAATATGATGGAGCAAGGTTTGGCAGAGGAGGTTAAGTCCATACTGGAGGCGGGTCATTCCAAAGAACTACAATCGCTAAACACCGTGGGGTATAAAGAGATTATCAAATACCTGGACGGAGATTGGTCGCTGGAAAAAGCCATCGAAAAAATCAAAACAAGTACCCGGCGATATGCGAAACGACAAATTACCTGGTTCAGACGATGGGAGTTTATTCACTGGCTGGAAGCGGAAGAGCTGTCTGTCAAAGAGATGAAAGAAAGAATTGTGTTGAAGGTTGCACAAGGCTAA
- a CDS encoding energy transducer TonB translates to MRKMTKQHIGILALLVIILPSCSYFDFSPDLRFCDDFYVVVEEMPVLIGGMAELQQKVVYPELARERGIEGRVTVQFIVNKLGDPTEVQMVRGIGGGADQEAVRVVKQAKFEPGKQNGKPVCVQYQLSINFRLEN, encoded by the coding sequence ATGAGAAAAATGACTAAACAGCATATTGGGATTTTAGCTCTGCTAGTCATCATATTACCAAGCTGCTCCTATTTCGATTTCTCACCAGATCTTCGGTTCTGCGATGACTTTTATGTAGTAGTAGAAGAAATGCCTGTACTAATTGGAGGCATGGCCGAGCTGCAACAAAAAGTAGTGTACCCTGAGCTTGCCAGAGAACGGGGTATAGAAGGACGGGTCACGGTTCAGTTTATAGTGAATAAATTAGGAGACCCCACCGAAGTACAAATGGTAAGAGGAATTGGAGGCGGAGCAGATCAAGAAGCTGTTCGGGTAGTTAAGCAGGCAAAGTTTGAACCGGGCAAACAAAACGGCAAGCCGGTTTGTGTTCAGTATCAGCTATCTATCAACTTTAGATTAGAGAATTAG
- a CDS encoding PorV/PorQ family protein — translation MNRFLPALLFFVMIPILTIAQTTQAKYGNDFLTTGSGARALGMGSAHTALTSDVTSAYWNVAGLAEVETPQIMYMHSERFSGIVGYDYGAAALPLKSSKGVVSISFFRQGVDNIANTLNAWDRERDQPKGNVEDYITRFSAADMALFFSYALQKTEQLSYGASAKIIRQKLGPFAEAWGYSLDIGAKYKTDFAIFGITVHDITTMQKMWDVNEGAFGDYEAQFDSLGATLPTGQNEFVLPSVKLGAAKLFPIGTDFLVSAAADVDLLFENRQAYYLNVGSMSIEPHVGSEISYKDIIAFRAGVTNFITDPVSGFSVSPTLGLGLKLSSFVLDYGFTSFAGASSDLGFTHRISLRFDLNR, via the coding sequence ATGAACCGATTCTTGCCCGCGCTTTTATTTTTTGTGATGATACCTATTCTCACAATCGCCCAAACTACACAGGCAAAGTATGGAAATGACTTTCTGACTACGGGGAGCGGTGCACGTGCCCTTGGAATGGGGAGTGCTCATACCGCGCTAACCAGCGATGTTACATCGGCTTATTGGAATGTGGCGGGTTTGGCAGAGGTAGAAACCCCGCAAATCATGTACATGCACTCCGAACGATTCAGTGGGATAGTTGGGTATGATTATGGTGCGGCGGCCCTTCCTCTGAAGTCAAGCAAGGGAGTGGTTTCCATCAGTTTCTTCCGTCAGGGAGTGGATAATATTGCGAACACACTGAATGCCTGGGATCGTGAACGGGATCAACCCAAAGGTAATGTGGAAGATTACATTACCCGATTCAGTGCGGCCGACATGGCGCTTTTCTTTTCCTATGCTCTTCAAAAAACAGAGCAGTTGTCTTATGGGGCTTCGGCAAAAATCATCCGTCAAAAATTAGGTCCTTTTGCAGAAGCCTGGGGGTACAGCCTGGATATCGGAGCGAAGTATAAGACCGATTTTGCCATTTTTGGAATTACCGTTCACGACATCACCACAATGCAAAAAATGTGGGATGTAAATGAAGGAGCCTTTGGTGATTATGAAGCACAGTTTGATAGCCTTGGCGCCACTCTCCCAACAGGGCAAAATGAGTTCGTGCTCCCGTCTGTAAAATTGGGAGCGGCTAAGTTATTCCCAATCGGAACGGACTTTCTGGTTTCAGCCGCAGCAGATGTTGATCTGCTTTTTGAAAACCGACAAGCTTATTACCTCAATGTGGGAAGCATGAGCATTGAGCCTCATGTGGGGAGTGAAATTTCTTATAAGGATATTATAGCATTTAGGGCCGGAGTCACCAATTTCATCACCGACCCGGTGTCTGGTTTTTCGGTTTCACCTACCCTTGGACTTGGTCTCAAGCTTTCTTCATTTGTGCTGGATTATGGATTTACCAGCTTTGCCGGCGCTTCCAGCGATTTAGGTTTTACCCACCGAATCTCACTTAGGTTTGATTTAAATCGGTGA
- a CDS encoding DUF3667 domain-containing protein, with the protein MLFSEMEARKEPSKTHCLNCGTKRTGNFCANCGQKFYEGNLSLSVVTQDSIDTMFNIDNRVLKTLKELFLKPGHITKEYLSGKRQRFISPFRIYFTFSALYFFVLSITDVNSILFMNSFDLDGNEDQFTNFMKSFIILFAPAFAGVIHLIHQKQAKYYLESLVLALHLHSVLFFLFIVRAITDHYLKVYTEMGFPRILNIGIGGLASILLFYYMYSYLKEFFGQSTIRVIAKVILMLFGYVLILIIALLIFAVTIAD; encoded by the coding sequence TTGCTATTTTCGGAAATGGAAGCCCGGAAAGAACCATCAAAAACACATTGCCTGAATTGCGGAACCAAAAGAACCGGAAACTTTTGCGCCAACTGCGGGCAAAAGTTTTATGAAGGAAATCTTTCGCTTTCGGTTGTTACCCAGGATTCCATCGATACGATGTTCAATATTGATAACCGGGTTTTGAAAACGCTAAAGGAACTTTTCCTAAAACCGGGGCATATCACAAAAGAATATTTATCCGGAAAAAGGCAACGCTTTATTTCTCCTTTCAGGATCTACTTCACGTTTAGTGCGCTCTACTTTTTTGTGCTTTCCATCACGGATGTAAATAGTATTCTTTTCATGAACTCTTTTGATCTGGATGGTAATGAAGATCAGTTCACCAACTTCATGAAATCATTTATCATTTTATTTGCGCCGGCCTTTGCGGGTGTTATTCACCTTATTCATCAAAAACAAGCCAAATACTATCTTGAGTCATTAGTACTTGCATTGCATCTTCATTCCGTATTGTTCTTTCTGTTTATCGTTCGGGCCATAACGGATCATTATTTGAAAGTATACACCGAGATGGGGTTTCCAAGAATCCTGAACATTGGTATAGGTGGTCTGGCATCCATCCTTTTATTCTATTACATGTACAGTTACCTGAAGGAGTTTTTTGGCCAAAGCACTATCAGGGTAATAGCAAAAGTGATACTGATGTTGTTCGGTTATGTTCTTATTCTGATAATTGCACTTCTCATATTCGCCGTTACAATTGCAGACTAA
- the nadC gene encoding carboxylating nicotinate-nucleotide diphosphorylase, whose protein sequence is MNQLELKEILENAFREDIGMGDLTSDSIFPHNQFGKGVYTAKADGVLAGLQIIETGYQLLNESAKVSLHKNDGMPIRKGEVIAEVEAPVQALLSGERVILNLIQHLSGIASSTRQVIELLGDPNITISDTRKTLPGLRSLQKYAVRCGGGKNHRFRLDDGVMIKDNHIKAAGNIKSAVELIRARVGHMVKIEVETENKKQVLEAVRAKADVIMLDNRSPEEVKELVQLIPDEVVVEVSGGITPDNISGYKNCGADVISLGWLTHSVKALDISFNLE, encoded by the coding sequence ATGAACCAACTTGAGCTAAAAGAAATTCTTGAGAACGCTTTTCGTGAAGACATTGGAATGGGAGACCTCACTTCAGATTCCATTTTCCCTCACAACCAGTTTGGCAAAGGCGTCTACACCGCCAAGGCTGATGGCGTATTGGCCGGACTGCAAATCATTGAAACAGGTTATCAACTCCTCAACGAATCGGCCAAGGTTTCTCTTCATAAGAATGACGGTATGCCCATAAGAAAAGGAGAAGTAATCGCCGAAGTTGAAGCGCCGGTGCAGGCTTTACTTAGTGGAGAGCGTGTGATTCTAAACCTTATTCAGCACCTGAGCGGAATTGCGTCATCTACACGGCAGGTTATTGAATTGCTCGGCGACCCAAATATCACCATTAGCGATACACGAAAAACGTTACCGGGACTCCGTTCCCTTCAAAAATATGCGGTTCGTTGTGGCGGCGGCAAAAACCATCGTTTCAGATTGGATGATGGGGTGATGATTAAAGACAATCACATTAAAGCAGCGGGTAACATTAAAAGCGCGGTAGAGCTTATTCGCGCGCGCGTTGGTCATATGGTCAAAATTGAAGTAGAAACGGAAAACAAAAAGCAGGTGTTGGAAGCTGTCAGGGCTAAGGCAGATGTCATTATGCTCGACAATCGCTCTCCGGAAGAGGTGAAAGAACTGGTGCAATTAATCCCTGATGAAGTTGTTGTTGAAGTATCTGGGGGCATCACTCCGGATAACATTTCTGGTTACAAAAATTGTGGGGCTGACGTGATTTCGCTGGGATGGCTTACCCATTCGGTTAAGGCATTAGACATTAGTTTTAATCTGGAATAA
- a CDS encoding IscS subfamily cysteine desulfurase, with amino-acid sequence MIYLDHAATTPISDKALEVYVNVSKHYFGNASSMHDGGSSAKQILEASAKTLASTINARPKDVFFTSGATEASFLAIYSLLNSLGDRSGHIITTPIEHSSIRNLFIKLKEEGYEVSEVPVNTFGEVDFEELKDLVREGTVLASIQHVNSEIGTIQNLEKIGAFLHKKSIMLHSDCVQSYGRIPIDIQKLNVDAISLSSHKIYGPKGCGAVWMNPKVDWKPVFPDSDNQKKFKPGTSDVPAIASFATAAKLITQQMDKEQQRIQQFREEILSELKKLEFEVVVEEHPSQKVPNILGLRFPGMEGQFFMLECSQSGLAISTGSACQVGSEKPNKTMTAIGKDEQEAREFVRLSFGKENQTEQIPQIIEKMSGILKRHFDKVNHQKNKEGMTT; translated from the coding sequence ATGATTTACCTGGACCATGCCGCTACAACTCCCATTAGTGACAAAGCACTGGAAGTGTATGTGAATGTCTCTAAGCATTATTTTGGGAATGCCAGCAGCATGCATGATGGGGGCTCCTCGGCAAAGCAGATTTTGGAGGCCTCCGCCAAAACGCTGGCAAGCACCATTAATGCCCGCCCAAAAGACGTGTTTTTTACTTCCGGAGCTACCGAAGCAAGTTTTTTAGCCATTTATTCGCTATTAAATTCTTTAGGGGATAGGTCAGGACATATCATTACCACCCCTATTGAGCATTCTTCGATAAGAAACCTCTTTATAAAACTGAAAGAAGAAGGCTATGAGGTATCGGAAGTTCCGGTAAATACATTTGGTGAAGTGGATTTTGAGGAATTGAAGGACCTGGTCCGTGAAGGTACCGTTCTTGCTTCTATTCAGCACGTGAATTCAGAAATAGGAACTATTCAGAACCTGGAAAAAATCGGTGCTTTTCTTCACAAAAAAAGTATAATGCTTCATAGCGATTGCGTTCAAAGCTATGGCCGCATACCTATCGATATACAAAAATTGAATGTGGATGCGATTTCCCTTTCAAGCCATAAAATATATGGGCCCAAAGGGTGTGGAGCGGTTTGGATGAATCCCAAAGTGGACTGGAAACCGGTCTTTCCCGATTCCGATAATCAAAAGAAATTTAAGCCCGGAACCAGTGATGTGCCTGCTATTGCATCGTTTGCTACAGCAGCAAAACTGATCACCCAGCAGATGGATAAAGAGCAGCAGCGCATTCAGCAGTTTAGGGAAGAAATACTTTCAGAATTAAAAAAACTTGAGTTTGAGGTTGTTGTGGAAGAACATCCATCGCAAAAAGTTCCAAATATTTTAGGGTTGAGATTTCCGGGAATGGAAGGACAGTTTTTTATGCTGGAATGCAGTCAGTCTGGCTTAGCGATCTCTACAGGAAGTGCATGTCAGGTTGGTTCTGAGAAGCCCAACAAAACAATGACAGCCATTGGAAAAGATGAACAAGAAGCACGGGAGTTTGTGCGTTTATCATTCGGAAAAGAGAATCAAACCGAACAGATTCCACAGATAATTGAAAAAATGAGTGGTATCTTAAAACGACATTTTGACAAAGTAAATCATCAAAAGAATAAAGAAGGGATGACGACATGA
- a CDS encoding thioredoxin domain-containing protein codes for MKRGLFLLTLFAILFSGTALAQDSGESDAQINIVKFSDYQCPACKYFVSIEEQLKQEYGDEISITTKHFPLNMHEHAQLASRVAEAAREQGKYQEMHDMIFTGQEQWARGNAEAIFIGYAKSLSLDMEQFRNDMNSADMQRKVMADKREGLNLNVNSTPTFFINGTKVENNPRTFEQFKQLIEAMTK; via the coding sequence ATGAAAAGAGGATTATTTTTACTCACTCTGTTTGCGATTTTATTCAGCGGCACGGCACTTGCTCAGGATTCGGGAGAATCAGATGCACAAATAAATATCGTGAAATTCAGCGACTACCAGTGTCCGGCCTGTAAGTATTTTGTATCCATCGAAGAGCAGTTGAAGCAGGAGTATGGAGATGAGATTTCTATTACCACCAAGCATTTTCCGCTCAATATGCACGAGCATGCTCAATTGGCATCAAGAGTTGCTGAGGCGGCCAGGGAGCAGGGCAAATATCAGGAAATGCATGACATGATTTTTACAGGGCAAGAGCAGTGGGCCCGAGGTAATGCAGAAGCCATTTTTATAGGATATGCAAAAAGCCTGAGTCTGGATATGGAGCAGTTCAGAAATGATATGAATTCGGCCGATATGCAACGAAAAGTGATGGCCGATAAACGAGAAGGCCTGAATCTGAATGTAAATTCAACCCCTACCTTTTTCATTAACGGAACCAAAGTGGAGAACAATCCACGGACGTTTGAGCAGTTCAAACAGCTTATTGAAGCAATGACTAAATAG
- a CDS encoding class I SAM-dependent methyltransferase: MTLELRSPIDERAGISIPDEVAKLSTPFNGTVGSKEGDEYQVKNNIIDLLGKEPEFTSIAQSTNHWKITAAIYEDIWRKRSLSLLSGEEFPIEKEHELLIDWTAPEEGGLYLDLGCSTALYGRALKAAQKKANIVALDFSYQMLEEARLKAEADETDMYFLRADGRELPFFSKTFDGIVMGGTLNELTEVLKVLYEAKRVIKDDGVFFMMHLIKSDAWYGRLLQESAAIGGIHFWTVEESNKLFSQAGFNVEEQLVKGIVCFTKLTPA; this comes from the coding sequence ATGACTCTTGAATTACGCTCCCCCATAGATGAACGAGCCGGAATTTCCATTCCTGATGAAGTTGCCAAACTTTCCACCCCATTCAACGGAACCGTGGGCTCTAAAGAAGGGGACGAGTACCAGGTAAAAAACAACATCATTGATCTTTTGGGGAAAGAGCCGGAATTCACGTCTATTGCCCAAAGCACCAATCACTGGAAAATCACGGCTGCTATTTACGAAGACATCTGGCGAAAACGGTCGCTCTCCTTGCTTTCCGGAGAGGAATTTCCGATCGAAAAAGAACATGAACTGCTTATTGACTGGACTGCTCCTGAAGAAGGTGGATTATATCTGGATTTAGGATGCTCTACAGCTCTGTATGGGCGGGCACTAAAAGCCGCACAGAAAAAAGCCAACATTGTTGCCCTCGATTTTTCGTATCAGATGCTGGAAGAAGCACGCCTCAAAGCCGAAGCGGACGAAACCGATATGTATTTCCTGAGGGCGGACGGGCGCGAACTGCCTTTCTTCTCTAAAACATTTGACGGCATCGTGATGGGTGGAACACTTAATGAACTTACCGAAGTGCTGAAAGTTCTTTACGAAGCCAAGCGCGTTATTAAAGATGATGGGGTTTTCTTTATGATGCACCTTATTAAATCTGATGCCTGGTATGGTCGTCTTTTGCAGGAATCTGCTGCAATTGGGGGGATTCATTTCTGGACAGTGGAGGAGAGCAACAAGCTTTTCAGTCAAGCTGGATTTAATGTGGAAGAGCAGTTGGTGAAGGGGATTGTTTGTTTTACAAAGCTAACCCCAGCCTAA
- the dnaN gene encoding DNA polymerase III subunit beta, with protein sequence MKFSVSSNELNKGLSAVIGAVPSKATLPILETILFESEDGKLKLTATDLEISIIEYIDADIEEDGAVAIPARRLLETLRQLPNIPVFFDVDDRKNINFRTDKGTYKLVGDDADEFPEVPNLDDGTSINTTTELMNNAIHKTLFAVSSDDLRPAMMGVYFQIGTDESKFVATDGHRLVKYTNKEITADNDVNFIVPDKALNLIQKTIDGEECELTVTEDHARFKSGGTIVITRLINEQYPNYDSVIPRDNDKFLTISKEQMLSTVKRVAIFSSTTTRQIRLQLGSDKLTIRAEDLDMSSEAKETISCEYSDEEMEIGFNAKYLGDVLSNIDDEEVTFEFSSPNRAGIVKPSEENENEDILMLVMPVMLNSYA encoded by the coding sequence ATGAAATTTTCTGTATCGAGCAACGAACTCAATAAAGGGCTTTCGGCCGTGATTGGAGCCGTGCCCTCAAAAGCCACGCTTCCTATTTTGGAAACTATCCTTTTTGAAAGCGAAGATGGAAAACTGAAACTCACGGCTACCGACCTTGAGATTTCGATCATAGAGTATATTGATGCAGATATTGAAGAAGATGGCGCTGTTGCCATTCCTGCACGTCGGTTATTGGAGACCTTGCGTCAGCTCCCGAATATCCCTGTTTTCTTTGATGTTGATGATCGTAAAAACATCAACTTTCGTACCGATAAAGGTACTTATAAGCTGGTTGGTGACGATGCCGATGAGTTTCCGGAAGTTCCTAATCTGGATGATGGAACCAGCATCAACACAACTACTGAATTGATGAACAATGCCATCCATAAAACATTGTTTGCTGTTTCGAGTGATGACCTGCGTCCGGCTATGATGGGGGTGTATTTCCAGATTGGAACCGATGAGAGTAAATTTGTGGCAACCGACGGTCACCGCCTGGTGAAATATACCAACAAAGAAATTACGGCTGATAACGACGTAAATTTCATTGTTCCTGATAAAGCCTTGAACCTCATACAGAAAACTATTGATGGAGAAGAGTGTGAGCTGACGGTAACAGAAGATCATGCCCGCTTCAAGAGTGGGGGCACCATTGTTATTACGCGCCTAATCAACGAGCAATATCCAAATTACGACTCCGTAATTCCCCGCGATAATGACAAGTTCCTGACCATCAGCAAGGAGCAGATGCTTTCTACGGTAAAGCGTGTGGCTATTTTCTCGAGTACAACCACCCGCCAAATCAGATTACAACTGGGCTCTGACAAGCTTACCATTCGGGCTGAGGATCTCGACATGAGCAGTGAAGCTAAAGAAACCATCAGTTGTGAGTATTCCGACGAAGAAATGGAAATTGGCTTTAATGCTAAATATCTGGGTGACGTACTCAGCAATATCGATGACGAAGAAGTCACTTTTGAGTTTTCATCTCCAAATCGCGCTGGTATTGTGAAACCATCTGAAGAGAACGAAAACGAAGATATTTTAATGCTGGTAATGCCAGTGATGCTCAACAGCTATGCCTGA
- the argS gene encoding arginine--tRNA ligase yields the protein MKEYLVEIISKSLDQFELEEQPEIRIEEPNQPEHGDAATNVAMMLAKPLKNNPRAIAQQIVGGLEYDEKKISAVEIAGPGFINFRFAQDFLFDELGEILNSGADYGKTDAYAGKRVLVEFVSANPTGPLTVGHGRNAVLGDTVSRLLEWTGAEVEREYYFNDAGRQMRVLGESVQARYLELLGKSDEFPEGGYEGEYIRDIAQALVDEKGEDLVEAKDEKPFKEKAEEEIFADISRTLDRMGIKMDSYFNEHSLYEDGKIEETIEKLRDLNLAYDKDGAVWFKTTEFGKDKDTVLVKSTGEPTYRLPDIAYHANKLDRGFDLCVDVFGADHIATYPDVLSGIKSLGYDPEKVDVVVYQFVTIVKDGKPFKMSTRKANFVTLDELMDEVGADVTRFFFLMRSPNTHLEFDIAQAKEAGEKNPVFYLQYAHARIASILRKVEDEYDFSEEVDLSLLNHPTEITLIKTMLKFPETIANAARLREPHHVITFLNELASDFTSFYHDCRILGEDEELAQARMELAKAVAQVLRNGLGILGISAPDQM from the coding sequence ATGAAAGAATATTTAGTTGAGATCATCAGCAAATCGCTGGATCAGTTTGAGCTGGAAGAACAACCAGAAATCCGTATAGAGGAGCCTAATCAGCCTGAACATGGTGATGCCGCTACTAATGTAGCGATGATGCTGGCAAAGCCTTTAAAGAACAATCCACGCGCCATTGCCCAGCAAATAGTAGGTGGACTGGAGTACGACGAAAAGAAGATATCAGCTGTAGAAATAGCTGGGCCGGGGTTTATAAACTTTCGGTTTGCACAGGATTTTTTATTTGATGAGCTGGGCGAAATTCTTAATTCAGGTGCCGACTATGGAAAGACCGATGCTTATGCAGGCAAACGAGTTTTGGTTGAGTTTGTGAGTGCTAATCCAACTGGTCCGCTTACGGTTGGTCACGGCAGAAATGCAGTCTTAGGTGACACCGTTTCCCGCCTACTGGAATGGACCGGCGCTGAGGTAGAGCGTGAGTACTACTTTAATGATGCCGGCCGGCAAATGCGTGTTTTGGGTGAAAGTGTTCAGGCGCGCTATTTAGAGTTGCTAGGCAAGAGCGATGAGTTTCCAGAAGGAGGGTATGAAGGAGAATATATTCGGGATATTGCGCAGGCATTGGTAGATGAAAAGGGAGAAGACCTGGTTGAAGCCAAAGACGAGAAGCCGTTCAAAGAAAAAGCCGAAGAGGAAATATTTGCGGATATCAGCAGAACGCTGGACCGGATGGGAATAAAGATGGATTCCTATTTCAATGAGCACAGTCTTTATGAGGACGGTAAGATTGAAGAAACCATAGAAAAGTTGCGAGACCTGAATTTAGCATATGATAAAGACGGGGCCGTTTGGTTTAAAACCACCGAGTTCGGCAAAGACAAAGATACTGTGTTAGTGAAAAGTACCGGCGAGCCCACCTATCGTTTGCCCGATATCGCTTATCACGCTAACAAATTGGATCGAGGCTTTGATTTGTGTGTGGATGTGTTTGGAGCCGATCATATTGCGACCTATCCGGATGTGCTTTCAGGAATTAAATCTCTGGGTTATGATCCTGAAAAAGTGGACGTGGTGGTTTACCAGTTTGTGACGATTGTGAAAGATGGCAAACCATTCAAAATGAGTACCCGAAAGGCAAACTTTGTGACACTTGACGAACTCATGGATGAAGTGGGAGCTGATGTAACCCGCTTCTTCTTCCTGATGCGCTCTCCCAATACGCACCTCGAGTTTGATATTGCCCAGGCAAAAGAGGCCGGCGAGAAAAACCCGGTATTCTACCTGCAATATGCACACGCCCGAATCGCGAGTATTCTTCGCAAAGTAGAAGATGAGTACGATTTTTCAGAAGAGGTTGATTTAAGTTTGTTAAATCACCCTACTGAAATCACGCTGATAAAGACCATGTTGAAATTTCCTGAAACGATTGCCAATGCAGCGCGACTTCGAGAACCCCATCATGTAATTACCTTTCTGAATGAACTGGCTTCCGACTTCACCAGTTTCTATCATGATTGCCGGATTTTGGGAGAAGATGAAGAGCTTGCACAGGCAAGAATGGAGTTGGCCAAAGCTGTAGCACAAGTGCTCAGGAATGGATTGGGTATACTAGGAATTTCTGCACCAGACCAAATGTAA
- a CDS encoding SAM-dependent chlorinase/fluorinase, producing the protein MSQIITLTSDFGLQDHYVSAMKAVILGIAPDARLIDISHDIPPQDIMAGAWVVRNAAFLFPPGTVHLVVVDPGVGTPRHPIALKIKDQYFVGPDNGIFSLFFDEFEHEAIKLNNKDFWRQEGLSKTFHGRDIFAPVTAHLSNGVSFEEIGEPIEELITYHWAVPIADKDGLQGWVVHIDRFGNLITNISQQLIEEHIKKKDVKIYVGNTMLKKIVSTFGDVEEGEPAAFIGSSGMLEIGINKGNAGRMLSVDKGAQISIVLQK; encoded by the coding sequence ATGAGTCAAATAATAACCCTCACATCTGATTTTGGTCTGCAAGACCATTATGTGAGCGCTATGAAGGCGGTCATCCTTGGAATTGCTCCCGATGCCCGCCTCATCGATATCTCTCATGATATACCTCCGCAGGACATTATGGCCGGAGCATGGGTGGTTCGTAATGCTGCTTTTCTCTTTCCTCCCGGAACCGTACATCTTGTAGTTGTGGATCCTGGTGTGGGAACGCCTCGTCATCCTATCGCCCTGAAAATCAAAGACCAGTATTTTGTTGGCCCTGATAATGGCATTTTCTCCCTTTTCTTTGATGAGTTTGAACACGAGGCCATTAAGCTCAACAATAAAGATTTCTGGAGACAAGAAGGGTTGTCCAAGACGTTCCACGGTCGCGATATTTTTGCTCCCGTTACAGCCCATCTAAGCAATGGTGTTTCTTTTGAAGAAATAGGTGAGCCGATTGAAGAGTTGATTACTTATCACTGGGCGGTTCCCATCGCTGATAAAGACGGTCTCCAGGGCTGGGTAGTTCATATTGACCGGTTTGGCAACCTGATTACCAATATCTCTCAGCAGCTAATAGAGGAACACATCAAAAAGAAGGATGTGAAAATTTATGTGGGCAATACGATGCTTAAAAAAATTGTCTCCACGTTTGGAGATGTGGAGGAGGGCGAGCCCGCCGCTTTTATAGGAAGTTCAGGTATGTTGGAAATCGGCATCAACAAAGGAAATGCAGGCCGGATGTTAAGTGTTGATAAAGGTGCCCAAATCTCGATCGTGCTGCAAAAATAG